From the genome of Verrucomicrobiia bacterium:
GGTTTCTCCTGGCAGCTCAACCGCGCCCTGAGCCTGAACACGATCTTCTCCTATGAGCACTACCAGGCCTCGAATGTGGGCGGGGACAGCGGGGATCGTTACATGACCTATGTGGGCCTGAATTATTGGCTGACCAAGACCTGGAATGCCACGCTGGCCTACAGCTTTGCGCTGAAGGACTCGGCCATTGCGGAGCGGGATTACACCCAAAACCGGTTGACACTGGAATTGCAAAAGCGATTTTAATTTATGCGCATGAATGGACGACAGGCCATGCGGGCCATGCTGCTGCTGGGCGTGATGGCGGGACATCTCCTGGCCCAGAGCGGGGCCTCCAACGCGCCGGCCGCAGTCGCCACCAATGCGCCGGTGCGCCCGGGGGACGATTTTCGCCTGGGGGTGGGCGACAAGCTGCTGTATTGGATTGAGGATGACCCGGTGAAGGGGGCCGAGCCGGACACGATTACCGTGAACGCCCTGGGCAATGCCACCTTCCGCGTGACGCGCGGCTCCGACCTGTCCATCACCCTCAATGTGGCCGGCCGAACCCTGGCGGAGACGGCGGCCGAGATCAAACGACGGCTGGATGCGGATTATTATCACGATGCCAAGGTGAAGCTCGAATTGAAGGAGACCACGCCGCGGTTTGGGCAGGTGTTGTTCATCGGGCGGGGCACCCGCGGCAACATGCTGCAACTGGTGCCCGGGGAGGAGAAACGCATCTTCGAGGCGGTGTTTCAGGTGGGCGTCAACGAGTGGGCCAATTTGCGCAAGGTCAAACTGATTCGCGTGAACCCGGCCACGCAGAAGACCGAGACGCGCATCATTGACCTGGAGGAGATCAAGCGGGGCAACCGCGCCAACAATGTCATTTTGCAGCCCGGGGACATCATTGACGTGCCGGAGCGCACCTTTAACTTCGGGGGCTGAGGCACACCATGAGCGAAAACGCCACCGCGGAAGTCCGCAGCGCGGACAGTTTTGACACGCCCCTGATGGACCGCATCAACCTGTATTTTCGGTTGCGGCGGTACATCAAGATGCTGGCGCGGCGGTGGTTTATTTTGCTGCTCACCGTGGCGCTGGGCGTGGGCATTGCGGCGCACCGGGCCTATAACCAGCCCAAAATCTACCGGGCCATTTCCAAGATTGGCATCGCTTCGCGGGTGGTGACGCCCTTCGACAACAAGGCGGCCGTGCTGGTGGACATCAACAGTTTCTACGACACCCACCTGCAATACCTCGAAAGCACCAAGGTGCTGGAGCGGGTGCTGGCCAAAATCCGCGCCGATGAACGTCTGGCCGGCATGAGCGGCCCGGTGAGTGCCAGCGCCACCAAGGGATTGGGCTTCTTCCTGATCACCGTGGATGCCACCAACTTCCTGTTTGCCCAGCAGTACGCCCTGCACTGGGCGCGGGAATTCATGAGCTTCAAGGAGGAGCTGACCGCCAGCACGGTGGATTTGAGTCTGGCCGAGACCCAGCGGGAAATTGAGCGCTACGAGCGCAAGCTGGAGAAAGCCCGCCAGGACCTGCTGGCCTTCCAGGTCAAGCACAACATCGCCAGCGTCAAGGAGACCGCCGACGCCGCCCAGCAGCGACTGGACAAGCTGCTGGACGAAATGACGGCCGTCCAAACCCTCCGCCAGCGCCTGGAGAACAAGTCCAGCCGGGATTTGTTGAAGGGCGGCATGGTGGAAACGCGCCGCCTGCCCGAGCGCTCGACGGCCGACTCCTCCAACCCCACCCCGCAAAGCGGCGACACGTTGGAGCGGTTGTTGAGCGAAAGCAAATACGCCGAGCTGGAATTCCGGCTCCTGAGCAAGGAGGACGAGGTTAAAAAGTACTCCGCCACCCTCAAGCCGCAGCATCCCTTCATGAAAAACCTGCTGGCGGAGGTGGACAAGCTCAAGCGCGAGATGCAGTACCAGTTGGATTTGATTGAAGACAAACGCCTCGCTCGCATCGAGTCGCTCAAGCGCGACGAGGAAAGTTACAAGCCCTTGATTGAAGACCTGCGCAAGCAGGTGTTTGAGTCGCGCAACATCCAGAACCAATTTGACCGGCTCAAGAGCGACGAAAACGACATCAAGAATGAACTGGAAAGCCTGCGGCGCAAGGCGCGCGCCCTTGAGGCCAGCAATACGCGGGGCGACAAGGAGCTGGCCATCCTGGAAGAAGGCATTGGCTCGCCCCTGCCCATCAGCCCCAACCGGAAGAAAATCATTCTCATGGGGCTGCTGCTGGGGCTGGCGGCCGGCTGCGGCATCATCTACTTGCTGGACAAACTGGATGACCGGCTGGAACTGGCCGAGGACATTGAGGCCGAGCTGGGGCTGCCCATCTTGGGGCAGGTGCCGCTGCTGACGGGCAAACAGTCCAAACAGCGCATTCTCATTACTCAGATGGAGGAGCACAGCATGTTTGCGGAATCCATCCGCGTGGTGCGCTCGGGCATCATGCTCGGAGTGGAAAGCCCGCAAAAACAGTTGCAACTCATCACCAGCGCCGTGCCGGGCGACGGGAAGACCACCTTCTCGGTCAATTATGCCATCACCCTCGCGCTGGCGGGCAACCGCGTGCTCGTGGTGGATGCGGATTTGCGCCGTGGCAACGTCAACGGCTTCTTTGGACTGGAGCGCGACCAGGGGCTGGCCGAGGTGCTGGGGGGCGAGGTGCACTGGCTGGATGTGGTCAAGGACACCCCCGTGGCCCAGCTCAAACTGGTGACCACCGGCCGGCTGCCCGGCAACCCCGGCGAGCTGCTCATTGGCCCCATCACCGCCCAATTTATCCGCGAAGCCCGGCAGCAATTTGACTTCATCGTATTCGACTGCCCGCCGCTGACCGCGATTGACGACACCTTCGCCCTGGCGGGCCATGCCGACGGCCTGTTGTTTGTGGTGCGGGCGGGCAAGACCTCCATGCGTTTCGCGCGCAACGCTCTCAACGCGGTGCAGCAGCGGGGTGCCCGCATCTTCGGCGTGGTGTTGAACGGCATCACGGCCGACAACCCTTACTACTATTACAATTATTATTATCACGGCTACTACCGCAGCCGTGACCGCAAGTCGCAATCGGCTCCCGCAGCCGCGGACGTCAAACCCGGCAAAACCATGCCCCCGCCGCGCAAAGGGGGAAGTGCTGCCGGCGCGCCGGCGCCCGCCGCAGAAACCAAACAAGGTTAAGCCGCGCCCGTGCCCGCACGCGGAGCAGCCGCGGGGGGCACCAGCCGTTTCCCGCAGTGGCCGGGGTGGGCCATCGAGTCTGCTCCCCCGGCGCGCGTCCCAACTGGGCGGGAGTCTTTCCTTTTCGCTGGCCAGCAGGGATGCAGGAATTATCATTGGGGGCATGACCACTCCACGCTGTTCGGCTCTCTTTTGTGCGGCCTTGGTGGCGGTTGCGTCCCTGCCTGCCGGGGCCGCGGCTGTGCCCACGCTCGCGCCCCAAGTGCTGTTTGATTTTGCCCGGCCCTTTAATGCCTCGCTCGTATTAACCACCGACGCGCAGACAACTCCGCAGACCGGCCGTGCGCTGGGGGTGGAAACCGGCGTCAAGCATCCGTATCCGGGGATTACGTTGAAGGCCCCGCAGGAGCGCTGGGATTTGCGCCGTTACCGCACGGTGGAGGTGGAGGTGAAAAACGCGGGCACCCAGGCAGTCACCCTCAATTGCCGGGTGGATAATCCGGGGGCGGATGGCCGGCAGAACTGCGCGAATGGCTCGCTGCGGCTGGAGCCGGGTGCCGCAGGGGTTTTGGCGGTGCCATTGAGCACCACGCCGTGGCGGTTGTCGGAGCCGCTGCCGTTGATTGGCATGCGGGGCGCGCCCGGCCAGGAGGAACGCCTTGATCCCGCCAACGTGACGCAGATTTTGCTTTTTGTGGCCAACCCCAAAACGCCGCATCGCTTTGAAGTCACCCAAATCCGGGCCACGGGTGGGGTGACCGTGTTGGACGCCAAAAAGTTCATTCCCTTCATTGATGAGTTTGGCCAGTTCATTCATGCGGACTGGCCCGGCAAGATTCATTCGGCGGCGGAGCTGGCCCAGCGTGCCCGGGCCGAGGCCGACGAGCTGGCGAAACTGCCGGGCCCGCCGCAGTGGAACCGCTATGGCGGATATGCGGGCGGGCCGCAGCTCAAGGCGACGGGCTTTTTTCGGGTGGAAAAGTACCAGGGCAAGTGGTGGCTGGTGGATCCCGAGGGCCGGCTGTTCTGGTCCCATGGCATGGATTGTGTGACGCCCTCGTCCAACACCCCCATCACTGATCGCGAGCACTACTTCCGGCTGTTGCCGCCGCCGGACAGCCCGGCAGGCCGGTTTTATGGGTGGGGCGGCAATGCGCCCCATGGTTATTACAAGGACAAGCCCCGTTTCCGCACCTATGATTTTGCCCAGGCCAATCTGCTCTTGAAATACGGGGACAACTGGCCGCAAGCCCATGCGGAGATCAGCCATCGGCGCCTCCGCAGTTGGGGGATGAACACCATCGCCAATTGGTCCGACGCCGCGATTTATGAGCTGCGCCGCACCCCCTACACGGCCAACCTCAGTTTTCGCTCGAAGCCGCTCGAAGGCTCCTCGGGCTACTGGAGCAAATTCCCCGATGTATTTGATCCGGAGTTCGCCCAGGGGATTCGCTCGGCCATGGAACGGCAGCGCGGTCGCGCCGCCGGGGATCCTTGGTGCATTGGATTCTTTGTGCACAATGAGCTGAGCTGGGGGGATGACACCTCGCTGGCGGTGGCGGCGCTGCAATCCCCGCCCGAGCAGGCCGCCAAACGGGTGTTGCTGGAGGATTTGCAGGCCAGGTATGGCACGATTGAAAAATTAAATGCGGCCTGGGAGGCCCGATACACCTCGTGGGACGACCTGCGCCAGAGCACCAACCGGCCCAATCTCAAGGCGGCCGGGGCGGATTTGCGCGCTTTTTACACCCGTTTTGCCGAGACGTATTTTCGCGTCATCCGCGAGGCTGTGAAGGAGGTGGCGCCGAATCAGTTGTACCTGGGCTGCCGGTTTGCGTGGGTTAACGACGCGGCGGCCACGGCGGCGGCCAAGTATTGCGATGTGGTGAGCTATAATCGGTACGATTACAGCGTGGCCAACCACCGTTTGCCCAACCAACTGGACCGGCCCACGATCATCGGGGAATTCCATTTTGGCGCGCTGGACCGCGGCATGTTTCACACCGGTTTGAAACCCACCGCCAGCCAGGAGGATCGGGCGCGCAAATACGCGGAGTATGTGCGGGGGGCCTTGCGCAATCCGCAAATTGTTGGCACGCATTGGTTCCAATATCGGGATCAGGCCACCACGGGGCGGTTTGATGGGGAAAACTATCAGATAGGTTTTGTGGACATCTGCGACACCCCCTACCCGGAGACCATCCGGGCCTGCCGGGAGGTGGGATATGACCTGTACCGCATCCGGCTGGCGGAATAGTAGGCCGTTGATGAACCGAAAAAGTTTTCCTGATTGCCTTGGGGCGCAGGATAGTTTTTAGTTGGTCAACCGAAGCATGTGGGACCTCAAACGCAAGCAACAATCTTAATATAGGCGGGGGCAAGGATATGAAGACGCTATTGGTCGTGGGCCAGCTTCCCAGTCTGGCCCAGGCAGTGGAGGCCGCGGTGGATGCCACGCGCTACCGGGTGGTGCATCGAACCGATTTGGCCGAGGCCGCCCCCTTGCTCAGCCATGGGCTGGCGGAGGTGTGCCTGGTGGATGCCGACGTGGCCGAGGTGCAGGGCTTGTGGCAGATCGAAAAGCTGCGCCAGCAGTTTCCCCAGGTGGCGGTCATCGTCTATTGCAGCCAGCAACCATGGGCCTTTGAGGAGGAGGCCTACCTCCATGGTGTTTCCCACGTGCTGGCCAAACCCGTGCGGGCCCGGTTGTTGAATGCCGTCCTTGAGCGCGTGATGGCCGAGAATGCGCCCGCCCCCCGCCCGGCGCCAGTGCCCCTGGCGCCCCCTCCTCCCCGTCCGGCGCCCCCTCCCAGCAGTGTCCCGCCGGCGGTGCCCGACTCGGTGCAGGTGCGGGCGTGGCAGTTGCTGCGCGATTTTTCGGCGGTGTTGACCCATTCCTTGTGCGCTGAGGCCCTGATGCGGCAGTTTCTGCAATTCCTGCGGGAGAACCTGGGCATTAACCGGGCGGCGGTGTTTCTTCGCGCCCCGCCGGCGGTCTTTGGCCAGACGCTGGCCGCCACGGACCGCGAGGCCCTGCGCAGCGCCGGCTCCGTGGGGCTGCCGGCGGGGCTGCTGGATCATTTTCAACTCTCCCTGGCCAGCGGCGTGGGCGGTTTCATCGCCAAAACGGGCCGCATTTTGCGCAAGGAGACGCCCGAAGCGCAGCAGGACCCCGAAACCTTGAAGGAGCTGGAGGTGCTGGGGCTGCAGGTGGCGGTGCCGGTGATGGACCGCGATTCCCTGCTGGGCGTGGCGGTTTTTGACGGGCATCTGACCGGCGAAAGCCTTTCCAATGACGAGCTGGAGCTGATTTATCACCTGCTCGGCGAGCTGGGCCTGACCATCCGCAACATCTGGCTGCACGAGCAACTGGCGGCCAACCATGCCATCGTCAGTGAGATTTTGCAGCAGCTCAACAGCGCCTGCGTGGTGGTGGGCCGTGACCTCACTGTCCTGCAGGCCAACAAAAAGGCGCGCTCGCTCTTCCAGCGCGGCGGCTCGCGCACGGGCGAGTTTGAATTCAGCGAGCTGCCCCAGATGCTGGGCAGCAAGGTGTTTCTGGCGCTCAAGACCGGCTCCGGGGTGGCCCCCTTCCGGTATCATCCGCCGGAGCGGCCCGGGGCGGTGTACAGCGTCAGCATCACGCCCTTCTACAAGGAAGACCAGTCCCAGCCCAGCGCCGTGCTGCTGCTGGTGGATGACCTGACCGAAACCGAGCAGGTGCAGCGCCTGGAGCGCGAGAATGAGCGGCTGCGCCTCCTGCGGGAGGTCTCGGCGCGGTTGTCCCACGAAATTGGCAACGCCCTGGTGCCGCTGTCCATTCACCAGCAACTCCTGGCCGAGAAATATGATCAGCCGGAGTTTCGGGCCTCGCTGGACCAGGCCCTGGCTGAAGGAGTGCGGCGCATCGTCCGGCTGGTGGCGCAGATGAAGCTCATGACCCGCGAGCGGCCGGAGCAGGGCGAGTCCATTCCCCTGGAGTCCCTGCTCAATGAAGCCACGCAGCAGGCGCAACAACATTGCGGCAGCCGGGCCCGCCAGGTCCACTTTGAGCCGCTGGCCAAACCGGTTTTTGTGCAGGGCGACCGCGCGGCCTTGCGGGATGCGCTGGCTGAAGTGCTCATCAACGCCCTCCAGGCCAACCCCCAAAACCCGGAAGTCTGGATTCGTGCCCGCCTGGAATCGGCGGGCGCTGAAGGCCCCTGGGTGAACATCGAAGTGCGCGACAACGGCGCCGGTTTTACGCCGGAAGCTCTGGCGCGGTTGAACGAGCCTTTCTTCTCCACCCGCACCACCGGCCTGGGCCTGGGGCTGACCGTCTGCCGGCGGGTCATTGAGGGCCATCGCGGGCGCCTGGAAGTGCCGGTGGAAAGTGAATCGCCGGGCGGCTGTGTGCGCATCAAACTGCCTTTGATGACCAATTAACGGCGCCGTCCCACCGGCGGCCGGGGGTTTTATGCCAGCCCAGCACCCTGCCCACCCGCTCAAAGTCGGCCTGTTTGGCATTGGCTTGGAGGCCTACTGGCCGCAGTTCAAAGGCTTGAAACGCCGCCTGCTCGGTTATCTGCGGGTGGTCGAACAGCGGCTCCAGCGGCCCGGGGTGGAGCTGGTGTCGCTGGGGCTGGTGGATACGCCGGAAAAGGCCTTGGCTGCAGGACACCAGTTTCGCCAGGCCGATGTGGACTTGATTTTCCTCTACGTCACCACCTATGCCCTTTCGTCCACCGTCCTGCCCGTGGTGCGGCGCGCGCGGGTGCCGGTGATTGTGTTGAACCTTCAGCCGGGGGACGCCCTGGATTATGCCTGGTTCAATCAACTGGGAGATCGCACCCGCATGACCGGCGAATGGCTGGCGTGGTGTTCGGCCTGTCCTGTGCCCGAGCTGGCCAATGTCTTCACCCGGGCCGGCATTCGTTTTCACCAGGTCACGGGCCGGCTCGAAGGGGATGAGCTGGTGGCGCGGGAGTTGGAGGAATGGCTTGAGGCCGCGCGCGTGGCGCACGTGATGGCCCACAATCGCGTGGGGTTGATGGGCCATTATTATGGCGGCATGCTGGACATCGCCTCGGATTTGACCACGCATTGCGCCTGTTTTGGCAATCATTTCGAGCACCTGGAGGTGGACGAACTGAGCGCCCTGCGCCGCGCGGTCACCGCCCGGCAAATCCGGCGCCGCGTGGCCGAGTTTCACGCGCACTTTGACATTGAACCTGATTGTCCCGCCGCCGAGCTGGAGCGCGCGGCGCGGACCTCCGTGGCCCTGGATCAACTGGTGGCGCGGCATCGTTTGGGCGCGCTGGCCTATTACTACATGGGCACCGGCAACGCCGAAAACGAGGACGCCATCAGTTCCATCATCCTGGGCAATTCCCTCCTCACCGCCCGCGGCGTGCCGGTGGCCGGGGAATATGAAATCAAAAACGTGCAGGCCATGAAGATCCTGGACACCCTGGGCGCGGGCGGGTCGTTCACCGAATATTACGCGGTGGATTACCGCGATGAGGTGGTGCTGATGGGCCACGACGGGCCCGGCCATATTGCCATTGCCGAGGGCAAAACCAAAGTGCGCCCCCTGCGTGTCTATCACGGCAAGGTGGGCCGCGGCCTTTCCGTGGAAATGAGCGTGCGCCACGGGCCGGTGACGTTGCTCTCGGTGGTGGAAGCGGGTCCCGGCCGCTTGAAGCTCCTGGTGGCTGAGGGCGAATCTGTGCCGGGGCCCATCCTGGAAATCGGCAACACCAACAGCCGTTACCGCTTTCCCCTGGGTGCCCGCGGCTTCATGGAAGCCTGGAATGCGCACGGCCCGGCCCATCATTG
Proteins encoded in this window:
- a CDS encoding ATP-binding protein — its product is MKTLLVVGQLPSLAQAVEAAVDATRYRVVHRTDLAEAAPLLSHGLAEVCLVDADVAEVQGLWQIEKLRQQFPQVAVIVYCSQQPWAFEEEAYLHGVSHVLAKPVRARLLNAVLERVMAENAPAPRPAPVPLAPPPPRPAPPPSSVPPAVPDSVQVRAWQLLRDFSAVLTHSLCAEALMRQFLQFLRENLGINRAAVFLRAPPAVFGQTLAATDREALRSAGSVGLPAGLLDHFQLSLASGVGGFIAKTGRILRKETPEAQQDPETLKELEVLGLQVAVPVMDRDSLLGVAVFDGHLTGESLSNDELELIYHLLGELGLTIRNIWLHEQLAANHAIVSEILQQLNSACVVVGRDLTVLQANKKARSLFQRGGSRTGEFEFSELPQMLGSKVFLALKTGSGVAPFRYHPPERPGAVYSVSITPFYKEDQSQPSAVLLLVDDLTETEQVQRLERENERLRLLREVSARLSHEIGNALVPLSIHQQLLAEKYDQPEFRASLDQALAEGVRRIVRLVAQMKLMTRERPEQGESIPLESLLNEATQQAQQHCGSRARQVHFEPLAKPVFVQGDRAALRDALAEVLINALQANPQNPEVWIRARLESAGAEGPWVNIEVRDNGAGFTPEALARLNEPFFSTRTTGLGLGLTVCRRVIEGHRGRLEVPVESESPGGCVRIKLPLMTN
- a CDS encoding polysaccharide biosynthesis tyrosine autokinase — its product is MSENATAEVRSADSFDTPLMDRINLYFRLRRYIKMLARRWFILLLTVALGVGIAAHRAYNQPKIYRAISKIGIASRVVTPFDNKAAVLVDINSFYDTHLQYLESTKVLERVLAKIRADERLAGMSGPVSASATKGLGFFLITVDATNFLFAQQYALHWAREFMSFKEELTASTVDLSLAETQREIERYERKLEKARQDLLAFQVKHNIASVKETADAAQQRLDKLLDEMTAVQTLRQRLENKSSRDLLKGGMVETRRLPERSTADSSNPTPQSGDTLERLLSESKYAELEFRLLSKEDEVKKYSATLKPQHPFMKNLLAEVDKLKREMQYQLDLIEDKRLARIESLKRDEESYKPLIEDLRKQVFESRNIQNQFDRLKSDENDIKNELESLRRKARALEASNTRGDKELAILEEGIGSPLPISPNRKKIILMGLLLGLAAGCGIIYLLDKLDDRLELAEDIEAELGLPILGQVPLLTGKQSKQRILITQMEEHSMFAESIRVVRSGIMLGVESPQKQLQLITSAVPGDGKTTFSVNYAITLALAGNRVLVVDADLRRGNVNGFFGLERDQGLAEVLGGEVHWLDVVKDTPVAQLKLVTTGRLPGNPGELLIGPITAQFIREARQQFDFIVFDCPPLTAIDDTFALAGHADGLLFVVRAGKTSMRFARNALNAVQQRGARIFGVVLNGITADNPYYYYNYYYHGYYRSRDRKSQSAPAAADVKPGKTMPPPRKGGSAAGAPAPAAETKQG
- a CDS encoding arabinose isomerase, with amino-acid sequence MPAQHPAHPLKVGLFGIGLEAYWPQFKGLKRRLLGYLRVVEQRLQRPGVELVSLGLVDTPEKALAAGHQFRQADVDLIFLYVTTYALSSTVLPVVRRARVPVIVLNLQPGDALDYAWFNQLGDRTRMTGEWLAWCSACPVPELANVFTRAGIRFHQVTGRLEGDELVARELEEWLEAARVAHVMAHNRVGLMGHYYGGMLDIASDLTTHCACFGNHFEHLEVDELSALRRAVTARQIRRRVAEFHAHFDIEPDCPAAELERAARTSVALDQLVARHRLGALAYYYMGTGNAENEDAISSIILGNSLLTARGVPVAGEYEIKNVQAMKILDTLGAGGSFTEYYAVDYRDEVVLMGHDGPGHIAIAEGKTKVRPLRVYHGKVGRGLSVEMSVRHGPVTLLSVVEAGPGRLKLLVAEGESVPGPILEIGNTNSRYRFPLGARGFMEAWNAHGPAHHCAVGVGHLAGKLDKLGRLLDLEVARVC
- a CDS encoding beta-galactosidase, whose product is MTTPRCSALFCAALVAVASLPAGAAAVPTLAPQVLFDFARPFNASLVLTTDAQTTPQTGRALGVETGVKHPYPGITLKAPQERWDLRRYRTVEVEVKNAGTQAVTLNCRVDNPGADGRQNCANGSLRLEPGAAGVLAVPLSTTPWRLSEPLPLIGMRGAPGQEERLDPANVTQILLFVANPKTPHRFEVTQIRATGGVTVLDAKKFIPFIDEFGQFIHADWPGKIHSAAELAQRARAEADELAKLPGPPQWNRYGGYAGGPQLKATGFFRVEKYQGKWWLVDPEGRLFWSHGMDCVTPSSNTPITDREHYFRLLPPPDSPAGRFYGWGGNAPHGYYKDKPRFRTYDFAQANLLLKYGDNWPQAHAEISHRRLRSWGMNTIANWSDAAIYELRRTPYTANLSFRSKPLEGSSGYWSKFPDVFDPEFAQGIRSAMERQRGRAAGDPWCIGFFVHNELSWGDDTSLAVAALQSPPEQAAKRVLLEDLQARYGTIEKLNAAWEARYTSWDDLRQSTNRPNLKAAGADLRAFYTRFAETYFRVIREAVKEVAPNQLYLGCRFAWVNDAAATAAAKYCDVVSYNRYDYSVANHRLPNQLDRPTIIGEFHFGALDRGMFHTGLKPTASQEDRARKYAEYVRGALRNPQIVGTHWFQYRDQATTGRFDGENYQIGFVDICDTPYPETIRACREVGYDLYRIRLAE